In Labilithrix sp., the following proteins share a genomic window:
- a CDS encoding AI-2E family transporter, with translation MDRIADFFSQRSARRVVALAAFGGLLYLFRHLAILLLFFVTFERALGWCARTIAARTGVSRKQGLFITLGAILLLVAGVAWFGVGKTVRTFAAMQQSFPEKLQALRENPIVDKIEDQFGGMDALIENAKHYAGNALAAATAVGHFVLHFAMGFILAIVYVLEEDEIAAFWRKVEPRSIAGTLGRWFGHVADATIVTVQLQIIVAACNTLMTLPVLLIIGVPNVGALMLLIFVTALVPVIGNIVSGVTLSLLAYQQKGWIGVGIFVTLTFILHKIESYYLSPRLTARHVKMPGFLLIVSLIACEHLFGFKGLFLSFPILFVAGRIKTDFLEEDTGAAESPIDHTDDPSFSPPTKRAFAASGVELAAEPARVAAAVPVTEDTPTSDS, from the coding sequence ATGGATCGCATCGCGGACTTCTTCTCGCAGCGGTCGGCGCGGCGTGTCGTGGCGCTCGCGGCGTTCGGGGGGCTGCTCTACCTCTTTCGCCACCTCGCGATCCTGCTGCTCTTCTTCGTCACCTTCGAGCGGGCGCTGGGGTGGTGCGCGCGCACGATCGCGGCGCGCACGGGGGTCTCGCGGAAGCAGGGGCTCTTCATCACCCTCGGCGCGATCCTGCTCCTCGTCGCCGGCGTCGCGTGGTTCGGGGTCGGCAAGACCGTGCGCACCTTCGCGGCGATGCAGCAGTCGTTCCCCGAGAAGCTCCAGGCGCTGCGCGAGAACCCGATCGTCGACAAGATCGAGGACCAGTTCGGCGGCATGGACGCGCTGATCGAGAACGCGAAGCACTACGCCGGCAACGCCCTCGCCGCCGCGACCGCGGTCGGACACTTCGTGCTCCACTTCGCGATGGGGTTCATCCTCGCGATCGTCTACGTCCTCGAGGAGGACGAGATCGCGGCGTTCTGGCGGAAGGTCGAGCCGCGGTCGATCGCCGGTACGCTCGGGCGCTGGTTCGGGCACGTCGCCGACGCGACGATCGTGACGGTGCAGCTCCAGATCATCGTCGCCGCGTGCAACACGCTGATGACGCTGCCGGTGCTGCTCATCATCGGCGTCCCGAACGTCGGGGCGCTCATGCTGCTCATCTTCGTCACCGCGCTCGTGCCCGTCATCGGCAACATCGTGTCGGGCGTGACGCTGTCGCTCCTCGCGTACCAGCAGAAGGGCTGGATCGGCGTCGGCATCTTCGTCACGCTGACGTTCATCCTCCACAAGATCGAGTCGTACTACCTGAGCCCGCGGCTCACGGCGCGCCACGTCAAGATGCCGGGCTTCCTGCTGATCGTGAGCCTCATCGCGTGCGAGCACCTCTTCGGCTTCAAGGGGCTCTTCCTCTCCTTCCCGATCCTCTTCGTCGCGGGGCGGATCAAGACGGACTTCCTGGAGGAGGACACCGGCGCGGCCGAGTCGCCGATCGATCACACCGACGATCCGAGCTTCTCGCCGCCGACGAAGCGCGCCTTCGCCGCGAGCGGCGTCGAGCTCGCCGCCGAGCCCGCGCGCGTCGCCGCCGCCGTCCCCGTCACCGAGGACACGCCGACGTCGGACTCGTGA